A genomic window from Filimonas effusa includes:
- a CDS encoding PKD domain-containing protein → MKNKTRPPFRHIPCLLLIFTMLTLSFGSLAQKTNIDCANIPAGPYAAGGTIGIPVKTTEVITDSTNKFQVYLSNAAGNFVSTTPIGSFTGIYTPQIQGLIPAGTPPGTYKIRITTSKPATTSAECTITIAAGSPVTASVTPLYSYLVLETNAIFGWCAGDIKNQIVLNNTSTTGATVQGVLINNATGAAINVPFDAANNSWKLDLTDLTDYTFIVTAEKGGVKSSKSYTIVNNNASLNLSNPGKPDRCTNSLDTVKLGIATDNIKGIGDNYKGMQYYIDWDDGTAREVYTYYQLMELLKGTIEHVYKKTSCGNTNNKFNVTIRFSKPFTGGVCPNTNIGTSILVYERPEPRFTYNNPSCVNKKVRFTNTSLIGKGTLSYDCSGLATFIWFVDGIRVSKTQDEQPTATPPNLDYTFTKTGIHTVTLQMSNLACKDTSITKTICIEDEPDPNFKIDKNWVCVNNNTPVKTSQDTATGKFFCNAAIPFTESWQIIDSVTGKDAPTSSYIADKALTGSYPTFTFKKAGTYYIKHNVSNSCGTFSKNQKVNVYQNSVSLPSAKVYCGTQTLEFSKNTPNHFPDYSTTNGIYQWTVTGGAFEWVNSSATDRYPTIKFKDYAKYTVTVKFGNDCGDNTASQDITFSQALSVSITKPARGITLCYDATSINLEGQHNGGAASGTVWSQNAGADGTFTKTTTDNTDYKFGTNDKKNGSVILTYTVTPVNSVCPVEKDTIKVKFFPDNFGTNATDKICSEGKQTYQPVSSVIGSTFTWTAKLIEGSATGFHNQVTATTNPITEPLTNNSNAVKAVVEYTITPYANNCTGTSYTYTVTVHPRPTLTVKPDETIICSGNSTSIKLESTISNTFYAWTTPATTPVTGNKAGGTTDASNIVTIKDQLSNTSNNPGTVTYTITAKSPEGCLSDPATQSIEVRPRVTAAKAGTDQKLCQATEVTLAGNTPTVGTGKWTLTSTPAAAIVNPAIYNTRVTGLQEGNEYTFKWTITGDGNTCPASDDDVTIYVRPEVSAPDAGKDIVFCTFESGSASNKVTLGAAAVTRSYETGTWSITSRPAGSTYSFKSTTTANTEFSFSNPGTYILKWTVAGDAGCPSKSDEVTVEVYETPVSGGVITTTPKVCAGSNIDFTLSGFTGAISKWQYNPDPEHGGTWQDISNTTATIQFPNVQDTFDVRAVVISSGANSSCPATIETPSVRAFVSAPTVGGTTGDDDKVCKSINNGTVKLTGHVGTVVSWQTASGKNGPWTDVGNANVTDYGYSNLTATTWFRARVKNGSCPEAYSTPTEITVVEPVSAANAGSDLKLCNVSTATLTGNTPVGNEKGKWEQLPGVNTATMSDVTKPVLNLSDLTTGVYKFNWSVSNDPCPVKSASVTVTISSSAIGGTTEKDATYCKGTDDDNLTLNGYFGSVNKWQSSIDGGTNWTDIANTQTSLPYKNLPQTTTFRAVIVNGFCTVPVYSTPATITIKPPVTIAKAGPDQELCNSTDATLQANAVAAGETGTWSQTEGAAVTLSDLNKPQLDISGLVPGIYKFQWEIDNKGTCPPAKDEVIITVYPPLVNKIDNTPITICEGQLVNILSQEVSGGKGTGHYVYQWQYSDDNQITWKDFGTNATAADFSFIGTKTVYVRRHVISGPCDTYSDPTKVTVQPGLANNTLSANETICTNTAAAEIQGSLPAGGDNTYIYVWEQSIDNGSTWAVIPGATSQNYDPGILTQTTQYRRIVSTVLCSGLQNNTINTITKTVNPDARALFSALKTNGCAPFNITAQNIATSEFPDRNDVYTWKVDDKEIGTHAIFPGYTIAKADESVTVKLVVTSKFGCKADSMDMKFYSAAPANPSFTVSPDNSCGPVKVKFTNTSLSSTRMSYAWDFGNGLTSSEYDPGEIEYDINPERRDTIYHAKLAITTACTTDEFIVPITVRSKPKAAFTPSKTSGCSPFHVVFNNNSMGERTTYTWSFDDGSADTVTTSTGVVEHTFITYTPQTYKIKLVAVNECGTDELIYNLVVSPNTVRLNMAVNGDERIGCAPLKVNFNNNTRGANAFHWDFGDGNQLNTTNGIETISHEFTQPGKYQITLVASNGCSDTTGYENVEVLATPKVTFTAVPGEVCIGDSVTFRNESDPVTGITWSFGDGKTSTLTDPKHAYTAANTYNVTMEGAIQYSGGISCKASITKPVKVIPSLTGDFTASTLLGECVPFTITFTNTTKPSALTKWNFGDGSNATGDVVTHTYTANGDYTVTMEALHPHGCTYIASKTVEIKGPEGQFNYDFGYICKDKPVRFEAYAVRTTGYTWVFGDGDTLVTNDNIVYHVYKQSGTYTPSVQLRRNDCGIWLKGQDQIKVDYYKAGFSQVQQQGCGNSVIAFQDTSRSGFGIAARAWDFGDGGTATSAQPQHTYTSTNSWPVTLIITSVSGCKDTVTTPVYAQPHRHPKAAIVNSASGCVQQEVVYTAVVTSDDPVTLYSWTFGNGTTADGVTVKNKYATSGIYQATLITGTEYGCYDTVKSPMTIYPTPVIGISKDVTICKGQSAQLGAAGATTVAWTPTEGLSCTSCANPVASPAATTQYVISGMNNYGCVSSDSVTVNVIQPSKIAVSPNDTICVGQSVQLKAEGTYRYTWTPAASLSVSNIAAPVASPVLTTTYRVEGTDEKNCFRDVATITITVGNWPKVSLGPDKVLPTGTELQLAAAVSNGPITKWSWAPAKELSCADCALPTAIIKKNACYSVIAENVFHCEARDTICITSFCENTQVFIPNAFVPTGTSNNILMVRGKGIKQVKSFRIFNRWGQMVFDKANFPPNEKAFGWDGRVNGVPASPEVYVYTCEVICEDDKMFTYKGNVAILK, encoded by the coding sequence ATGAAAAACAAAACACGCCCCCCATTCAGGCACATCCCCTGCTTACTGTTGATTTTCACCATGCTGACCTTGAGTTTCGGGTCATTGGCGCAAAAAACAAACATTGATTGCGCCAATATTCCGGCAGGTCCATACGCTGCCGGCGGAACCATTGGTATCCCGGTCAAAACAACAGAAGTGATCACAGATAGTACCAACAAATTCCAGGTGTATCTATCGAATGCAGCGGGAAATTTTGTCAGTACAACCCCAATTGGTTCTTTTACCGGTATTTATACCCCGCAAATACAGGGTTTAATACCCGCTGGCACGCCGCCAGGCACTTACAAGATCCGTATCACCACCAGCAAACCAGCAACAACCAGCGCCGAATGTACTATCACCATAGCTGCCGGATCACCGGTAACGGCATCGGTTACCCCCCTTTACTCCTATCTTGTACTGGAAACCAACGCAATTTTTGGATGGTGCGCCGGTGACATTAAAAACCAGATTGTTCTTAACAATACATCCACCACAGGAGCAACTGTTCAGGGTGTACTCATTAACAACGCTACCGGAGCAGCGATTAATGTACCGTTTGATGCCGCTAATAACAGCTGGAAACTGGACCTTACAGACCTTACAGACTATACTTTTATTGTAACTGCGGAAAAGGGCGGCGTAAAGTCAAGCAAGTCATACACGATCGTTAACAACAACGCATCCTTGAATCTCTCCAACCCGGGCAAACCCGACAGATGTACCAATTCATTGGATACTGTAAAACTTGGTATTGCCACAGATAACATTAAAGGTATCGGGGATAACTACAAGGGTATGCAATACTACATCGACTGGGACGATGGTACTGCCCGCGAAGTATATACTTACTACCAGCTCATGGAATTGCTGAAGGGAACAATTGAACACGTATATAAGAAAACATCCTGCGGCAACACAAATAATAAGTTTAATGTAACCATCAGGTTTTCAAAACCGTTTACAGGTGGCGTTTGCCCCAATACAAATATCGGAACCAGTATCCTGGTCTATGAAAGACCCGAACCCCGCTTTACCTATAACAATCCCAGTTGCGTAAACAAAAAGGTTAGATTCACCAATACCAGCTTGATCGGCAAGGGTACTCTTTCTTACGATTGCTCCGGATTAGCCACCTTTATCTGGTTTGTAGACGGAATCAGAGTATCCAAAACGCAGGATGAACAACCAACCGCTACTCCACCAAATCTCGACTATACATTTACCAAAACAGGTATACATACTGTTACGCTGCAAATGTCAAACCTGGCTTGTAAAGACACATCTATAACCAAAACCATATGTATAGAAGATGAACCGGATCCCAATTTTAAAATAGACAAGAACTGGGTCTGTGTAAACAACAATACACCGGTAAAAACCAGCCAGGATACAGCTACAGGTAAGTTTTTCTGCAATGCTGCAATCCCCTTTACAGAAAGCTGGCAAATAATAGACAGTGTCACTGGTAAAGATGCACCTACCTCAAGCTATATAGCCGATAAAGCACTCACCGGCTCTTATCCTACTTTTACATTTAAAAAAGCAGGCACTTACTATATAAAGCATAACGTATCTAATTCATGCGGTACGTTCAGCAAAAATCAAAAGGTGAATGTATATCAAAATAGTGTAAGCCTGCCTTCCGCCAAGGTGTATTGTGGTACGCAAACACTGGAGTTCTCCAAGAACACGCCCAACCATTTCCCTGACTATAGCACTACAAATGGTATTTATCAATGGACCGTTACAGGTGGTGCTTTTGAATGGGTGAACTCGTCGGCCACAGACCGCTATCCTACTATTAAGTTTAAGGACTACGCGAAATACACGGTAACAGTGAAGTTCGGAAACGACTGCGGCGACAATACAGCTTCACAGGATATTACATTTTCTCAGGCGCTTTCTGTTAGCATTACAAAACCTGCCAGGGGCATAACCTTGTGTTATGACGCAACCAGCATCAACCTCGAAGGCCAGCACAACGGCGGAGCAGCAAGTGGTACTGTATGGTCGCAAAATGCAGGCGCCGACGGTACGTTTACAAAAACCACTACCGATAATACAGATTATAAATTCGGAACCAACGATAAGAAAAACGGCTCTGTAATCCTTACCTATACTGTAACGCCTGTTAACAGCGTATGCCCGGTGGAGAAAGATACCATCAAAGTGAAATTTTTCCCCGACAACTTCGGTACTAATGCAACAGATAAAATATGTTCGGAAGGCAAGCAAACTTACCAGCCGGTATCTTCCGTTATAGGCAGCACATTTACCTGGACTGCCAAGCTGATAGAAGGAAGCGCTACCGGGTTCCATAACCAGGTAACGGCAACTACCAATCCTATTACAGAACCGCTTACCAACAACTCAAACGCTGTAAAGGCGGTTGTTGAATACACAATCACGCCGTATGCCAATAATTGTACAGGAACTTCTTATACTTATACAGTTACGGTACACCCCAGGCCAACATTAACCGTTAAGCCCGACGAAACAATTATATGTAGCGGCAATTCAACTTCCATTAAACTTGAGAGTACAATAAGCAATACGTTTTACGCATGGACAACACCTGCAACAACGCCCGTTACCGGCAATAAAGCCGGGGGAACTACAGACGCATCCAATATTGTAACGATTAAAGATCAGTTGTCTAATACCTCTAATAATCCGGGTACAGTAACCTATACCATCACCGCCAAAAGCCCTGAAGGTTGTTTAAGCGACCCTGCAACCCAATCGATAGAAGTACGGCCGAGAGTTACTGCTGCGAAAGCAGGAACGGACCAGAAGTTATGCCAGGCAACAGAAGTAACACTCGCCGGTAATACCCCAACCGTAGGAACGGGTAAATGGACTTTGACATCAACACCGGCTGCTGCAATTGTAAATCCTGCTATCTATAATACACGTGTAACCGGCTTGCAGGAAGGCAATGAATATACTTTCAAGTGGACCATCACAGGAGACGGCAATACCTGTCCGGCTTCCGACGACGATGTAACTATTTATGTGCGTCCCGAAGTATCAGCGCCTGATGCCGGTAAAGACATTGTATTCTGTACATTCGAAAGCGGTTCTGCCAGCAACAAGGTAACCCTTGGAGCAGCAGCAGTGACACGCTCTTATGAAACAGGTACCTGGTCCATTACTTCAAGGCCTGCAGGCAGTACTTATAGTTTTAAAAGTACAACTACGGCTAACACCGAGTTTTCGTTCTCAAACCCCGGAACCTATATATTAAAATGGACAGTAGCAGGAGATGCTGGCTGCCCTTCGAAAAGCGATGAAGTAACGGTAGAAGTGTATGAAACACCAGTAAGTGGCGGCGTAATTACAACAACGCCTAAAGTATGTGCCGGCTCAAACATCGACTTTACACTTTCAGGCTTTACAGGTGCAATTTCAAAATGGCAATATAATCCTGATCCGGAACATGGAGGAACATGGCAGGATATATCCAATACCACCGCCACCATTCAATTCCCGAATGTGCAGGATACCTTTGATGTAAGAGCCGTTGTCATTTCTTCGGGCGCCAACAGCAGTTGTCCTGCAACTATTGAAACGCCATCTGTCAGGGCATTTGTATCAGCGCCAACTGTTGGCGGAACCACCGGCGACGATGATAAAGTATGTAAGAGTATCAATAACGGAACCGTTAAACTTACCGGCCATGTAGGCACGGTGGTATCATGGCAAACAGCCTCCGGCAAAAACGGTCCCTGGACCGATGTCGGTAACGCCAATGTAACAGATTACGGTTATTCAAATCTTACTGCTACCACCTGGTTCAGGGCGCGTGTTAAAAACGGGTCCTGCCCCGAGGCCTATTCTACCCCCACCGAAATTACCGTGGTAGAACCTGTTTCGGCAGCAAATGCAGGCAGCGATCTCAAACTATGTAATGTGTCAACAGCCACATTAACAGGTAATACGCCTGTTGGAAACGAGAAAGGTAAATGGGAACAACTGCCCGGTGTGAATACAGCCACAATGAGCGATGTTACCAAGCCCGTATTGAATTTATCGGACCTTACTACCGGCGTATATAAGTTCAACTGGAGTGTAAGTAACGACCCCTGTCCGGTTAAAAGTGCGAGTGTAACAGTCACTATTTCATCCAGCGCTATCGGCGGCACCACAGAAAAAGATGCTACTTACTGTAAGGGCACAGATGACGACAACTTAACTCTGAACGGCTATTTCGGTTCCGTTAATAAATGGCAGTCGTCCATTGACGGAGGAACGAACTGGACAGATATTGCGAATACGCAAACCTCGTTGCCGTACAAAAACCTGCCGCAAACAACCACCTTCCGTGCGGTGATCGTTAATGGTTTCTGTACCGTTCCGGTTTATTCAACACCAGCAACTATTACTATTAAGCCTCCGGTTACAATAGCAAAAGCAGGCCCCGATCAGGAATTGTGTAACAGCACCGATGCTACCTTACAAGCCAATGCTGTGGCAGCTGGCGAAACAGGTACATGGTCCCAGACAGAAGGCGCTGCAGTGACGCTAAGTGATCTCAATAAGCCGCAACTTGATATAAGCGGCCTTGTACCGGGCATTTATAAATTCCAGTGGGAAATAGACAATAAAGGCACCTGTCCGCCTGCAAAAGATGAAGTGATCATAACTGTGTATCCCCCGCTTGTAAATAAGATCGACAATACGCCAATTACCATTTGCGAAGGCCAGCTGGTAAATATCCTGAGCCAGGAAGTGAGTGGTGGTAAAGGTACCGGTCACTATGTTTACCAGTGGCAATACAGCGATGACAACCAAATAACCTGGAAAGACTTTGGCACCAATGCAACTGCTGCTGATTTTAGCTTTATTGGCACTAAAACTGTATATGTGCGCCGCCATGTTATTTCCGGTCCGTGCGACACTTACAGTGATCCTACCAAAGTAACGGTACAACCCGGCCTGGCAAATAATACACTGTCGGCTAATGAAACGATCTGTACTAACACGGCAGCTGCAGAGATCCAGGGTAGCCTGCCTGCCGGTGGCGACAACACTTACATTTATGTCTGGGAACAAAGCATTGATAACGGTAGTACCTGGGCAGTGATCCCCGGAGCCACCAGCCAGAACTATGATCCCGGCATACTTACACAAACGACTCAGTATCGCAGGATAGTAAGCACCGTCTTATGTAGCGGCCTGCAAAACAATACCATCAATACCATCACCAAAACGGTGAACCCCGATGCCAGGGCGTTGTTCTCTGCATTGAAAACAAATGGTTGTGCCCCTTTTAATATTACTGCACAGAATATAGCAACATCAGAGTTCCCGGATCGCAATGACGTTTATACCTGGAAAGTGGATGATAAGGAAATAGGCACACATGCCATTTTCCCGGGTTATACGATCGCTAAAGCAGACGAATCTGTCACTGTTAAACTGGTTGTAACAAGCAAATTCGGTTGTAAGGCCGACAGTATGGATATGAAGTTCTATTCTGCCGCACCAGCCAATCCATCCTTTACTGTAAGCCCCGATAACAGTTGCGGCCCCGTTAAAGTGAAGTTTACCAACACTTCTCTTTCAAGCACCCGCATGAGTTATGCCTGGGATTTTGGAAATGGCTTAACTTCTTCCGAATACGATCCGGGCGAAATTGAATATGATATAAACCCTGAAAGAAGAGATACCATTTATCATGCAAAACTCGCAATAACAACGGCTTGTACCACCGATGAATTTATAGTACCCATTACAGTAAGGTCAAAACCCAAGGCAGCATTCACGCCTTCCAAAACAAGTGGTTGTTCTCCGTTCCATGTTGTATTCAACAATAATTCAATGGGCGAAAGAACAACCTATACCTGGAGTTTTGACGACGGCAGCGCCGATACGGTCACTACTTCCACAGGTGTTGTTGAACATACCTTTATTACTTACACACCTCAAACCTATAAGATAAAACTGGTGGCGGTGAACGAATGCGGCACCGATGAATTGATCTACAACCTGGTAGTATCACCTAATACAGTAAGATTGAATATGGCTGTCAATGGCGACGAACGTATTGGTTGCGCCCCGTTAAAAGTGAACTTCAACAATAACACCCGCGGCGCCAATGCCTTCCATTGGGATTTTGGCGATGGTAACCAGCTGAACACTACCAACGGCATAGAAACCATCTCCCATGAGTTTACCCAGCCGGGCAAGTATCAGATCACGCTTGTGGCATCAAACGGATGTAGCGATACTACGGGTTACGAAAATGTGGAAGTACTGGCAACGCCAAAGGTAACCTTCACTGCTGTTCCCGGGGAAGTATGTATAGGAGACTCTGTCACGTTCCGTAACGAAAGCGATCCCGTTACCGGGATTACCTGGAGTTTCGGCGACGGTAAAACATCAACGCTCACCGATCCGAAACATGCGTATACAGCCGCCAATACCTACAATGTAACAATGGAGGGCGCGATCCAATACAGCGGAGGTATCTCCTGTAAAGCAAGTATCACCAAACCTGTTAAGGTAATACCATCGCTGACAGGTGATTTCACGGCCAGCACGCTTTTGGGTGAGTGTGTTCCCTTCACTATCACATTTACCAACACCACCAAACCTTCCGCTTTAACCAAATGGAACTTTGGCGATGGAAGTAATGCTACCGGTGATGTAGTAACACATACCTACACTGCAAACGGCGACTATACCGTTACCATGGAAGCGCTTCATCCGCATGGCTGTACTTACATCGCATCGAAAACAGTAGAGATAAAGGGTCCGGAAGGACAGTTTAACTACGACTTCGGTTATATCTGTAAAGATAAACCTGTGCGTTTCGAAGCTTACGCAGTACGCACTACAGGTTATACCTGGGTATTCGGCGACGGCGATACGCTTGTTACCAACGATAATATAGTATATCACGTTTATAAACAATCCGGAACCTACACGCCTTCAGTGCAGCTGCGTCGTAATGATTGCGGTATATGGTTAAAAGGTCAGGACCAGATAAAAGTGGATTATTATAAAGCCGGCTTTAGCCAGGTACAGCAGCAAGGTTGCGGCAATAGCGTTATAGCCTTCCAGGACACCTCACGTTCAGGATTCGGTATCGCCGCCAGGGCATGGGATTTTGGCGATGGCGGTACTGCAACCTCCGCTCAGCCACAGCATACTTATACCAGCACCAACAGCTGGCCGGTAACGCTTATCATTACAAGTGTAAGTGGTTGTAAGGATACTGTAACCACACCGGTCTACGCCCAGCCACACCGCCACCCGAAAGCAGCTATCGTTAACAGCGCCAGCGGTTGTGTGCAGCAGGAGGTTGTATATACAGCTGTCGTAACTTCTGATGATCCTGTAACGTTATATTCTTGGACCTTCGGCAATGGCACCACAGCCGATGGTGTTACCGTGAAAAACAAATATGCAACCAGTGGCATCTATCAGGCAACGCTTATTACCGGAACAGAGTATGGTTGCTACGATACCGTTAAATCGCCGATGACTATTTACCCGACACCGGTAATAGGCATCAGTAAGGATGTTACAATTTGTAAAGGCCAAAGCGCTCAACTCGGAGCAGCCGGCGCCACTACAGTAGCATGGACACCTACCGAAGGGCTTTCCTGTACCAGTTGCGCTAATCCTGTCGCCAGCCCTGCTGCTACCACACAATATGTAATATCAGGCATGAACAACTACGGTTGCGTAAGCAGCGATAGTGTTACCGTGAATGTGATACAGCCTTCGAAAATAGCAGTATCGCCAAACGATACGATATGTGTGGGCCAGTCGGTACAGTTGAAAGCAGAAGGTACTTACAGGTATACCTGGACTCCGGCCGCCTCACTGAGTGTGTCAAATATTGCAGCGCCTGTGGCGTCGCCTGTTTTAACTACCACTTACCGTGTTGAAGGCACCGATGAAAAGAACTGCTTCCGCGATGTGGCTACCATTACCATAACAGTAGGCAATTGGCCTAAAGTGTCACTGGGCCCGGATAAGGTATTGCCAACAGGAACAGAGTTGCAACTGGCTGCTGCAGTTAGCAACGGGCCTATCACTAAATGGTCATGGGCGCCCGCCAAAGAACTGAGCTGCGCAGATTGTGCACTGCCAACAGCCATTATTAAGAAAAACGCTTGTTACTCGGTAATCGCAGAGAACGTGTTCCATTGCGAAGCCAGGGACACCATCTGCATTACATCGTTCTGCGAGAATACACAGGTGTTTATTCCCAACGCTTTTGTTCCAACAGGAACCAGCAATAACATCCTGATGGTAAGAGGCAAGGGTATCAAGCAGGTGAAATCGTTCCGCATCTTCAACCGCTGGGGACAAATGGTATTCGACAAAGCCAACTTCCCGCCAAATGAAAAAGCATTTGGATGGGATGGCCGGGTGAATGGAGTGCCGGCCTCACCTGAAGTATATGTGTACACATGCGAGGTAATATGTGAAGACGATAAGATGTTCACTTACAAAGGCAATGTGGCGATATTAAAATAA
- a CDS encoding diacylglycerol/lipid kinase family protein, whose amino-acid sequence MSYTSETLPPVAERNSTMAEGGGSKGRKRKFVYLVNPISGTSKKEALVKLIKSISKQRKLSYEIIPTSSTGNYDYLADRIIEEEITDVVIVGGDGTVNQVIGALRGLPVRFGIIPFGSGNGLALSAGIPKKPKEAFELILSGNAHPVDGFMVNDKFSCMLTGLGFDAQVAHDFAARSSRGLMTYTQQSIINYFKAQPYQFEIVLDNISFFTDAFFLCVANSNQFGNNFTIAPLASLQDGLLDIVIVQKMSKARLPFAVLRQIRGNNKLQQLVEDMANKNVLYFQTPSITIKNLKLAPMHIDGEPRETEESLKIEILPRCFQLIRNV is encoded by the coding sequence ATGAGTTACACATCAGAAACACTACCTCCTGTGGCAGAAAGAAACAGCACTATGGCAGAGGGGGGTGGAAGCAAAGGCAGAAAACGAAAATTCGTTTATCTCGTAAACCCTATCTCAGGAACCTCTAAAAAAGAGGCGCTTGTAAAGCTGATCAAATCTATCAGCAAGCAGCGCAAACTGAGCTACGAAATAATTCCCACAAGTTCAACAGGCAACTACGATTATCTCGCCGACCGTATTATTGAAGAGGAAATCACGGATGTAGTTATTGTAGGTGGCGACGGTACAGTTAACCAGGTGATAGGTGCGCTTCGCGGCCTGCCTGTGCGTTTTGGCATTATCCCTTTCGGCAGCGGAAATGGTCTTGCCCTTTCAGCGGGTATTCCCAAAAAGCCCAAGGAGGCATTTGAACTTATTCTTTCGGGGAATGCTCATCCGGTAGATGGCTTTATGGTGAATGATAAGTTTTCCTGTATGCTCACAGGCCTTGGTTTTGACGCACAAGTGGCGCATGACTTTGCCGCCAGATCGTCACGCGGGCTTATGACATATACGCAGCAAAGTATCATCAACTATTTTAAAGCGCAGCCTTACCAGTTTGAAATTGTGCTTGATAATATTTCTTTCTTTACCGATGCCTTTTTCCTTTGCGTAGCCAACAGCAACCAGTTTGGCAACAATTTCACCATTGCCCCGCTGGCGAGCCTGCAGGACGGACTGCTGGATATTGTGATTGTTCAGAAAATGAGTAAAGCCAGGCTGCCTTTTGCCGTACTCCGGCAGATCAGGGGTAATAACAAACTCCAGCAGCTGGTGGAGGACATGGCCAATAAAAACGTACTCTATTTTCAAACGCCCTCCATTACCATCAAGAATCTGAAGCTGGCGCCTATGCATATTGACGGGGAGCCCCGGGAAACTGAGGAATCACTGAAAATAGAGATCCTTCCGCGTTGCTTTCAGCTCATCCGCAACGTGTGA
- a CDS encoding DUF4290 domain-containing protein — protein sequence MKEYGRHIQKMVDYLLTIEDRETRQQQTKVVIELMGFLNPHLKNVEDFRHMLWDHLFYISDFKLDVDSPYPVPSKETYKAKPQPLPYPKRYPRYSHLGKNLEVVIDKALKEEDGEKKAGFAHAIAYYMKLAYSNWHKELVHDDAIRAEMNSLTGGELEFSNTPYIKHRPAPFERDEYRTPARGGRHQNFKSRGNNNNNNRNNGGGNNRGGGGNNANRSNNGNNNRNQNFKKRFK from the coding sequence ATGAAAGAATACGGCCGTCATATTCAAAAGATGGTCGATTATCTTTTAACCATAGAGGATAGAGAAACGCGTCAGCAGCAAACCAAAGTGGTAATAGAGCTGATGGGATTTCTGAATCCACATCTGAAGAATGTGGAAGATTTCAGGCATATGCTCTGGGACCACCTTTTTTATATCAGCGATTTTAAACTGGATGTAGACAGTCCGTACCCGGTTCCTTCAAAAGAAACTTACAAAGCCAAGCCACAGCCGCTGCCTTATCCTAAAAGGTATCCGAGGTATTCGCACCTTGGCAAGAACCTGGAGGTGGTGATCGATAAAGCGCTGAAAGAAGAAGACGGCGAGAAAAAAGCAGGTTTTGCCCATGCGATAGCTTACTATATGAAGCTTGCTTATTCCAACTGGCATAAAGAACTTGTTCATGACGATGCTATCCGTGCCGAAATGAACTCTCTTACCGGTGGTGAGCTGGAATTCAGCAATACGCCGTATATCAAACACCGTCCTGCGCCGTTCGAGCGCGACGAGTACCGTACACCTGCGCGTGGCGGCCGCCATCAGAACTTCAAGAGCCGTGGTAACAACAACAATAACAATCGTAACAACGGCGGCGGCAACAATCGCGGCGGTGGCGGCAACAACGCCAATCGTAGCAACAACGGTAATAACAACCGTAACCAGAATTTCAAAAAGCGATTTAAGTAG